One Kineococcus aurantiacus genomic window carries:
- a CDS encoding ricin-type beta-trefoil lectin domain protein: protein MQDEGAALLLVMTSVLVTAALSVLVLGLVLSEMLPTRVQAKRTETLAVAQAGVDAATSQMRAAIGSYNSDNVPFGGKAKLPCSLTGTVGTQSYKVSITYYDTDPTELSAAEQKIREVTCTAGSGTQYVPSHAVITSEGLAPAVKGQAADVGNRKVKALYSFELDNGNIAGGIMWSGPGTKYCLQADSATVGAAVKYVASASCAFNNVKQMWVYHTDYTIVLASTWKGARLCLQGNTTADADVVLAACDPKKPAQLWSYEGGARFKGQNSSNTDYGSRCLGTGSNVADDAIAGKPLRNGSCASNAEWGSFAPDPSVGAGAASYQTHQIVNYFEFGRCMDVTNEDINYSLMIIYPCKQDPSGGTKLKWNHKWFYTENVAGKQNIYVLQNNDASKKYCLTASAASVADDNANLVFRTCDGRVEQQFTRYYKMPDYADSYTFVDFTDRCLSVGPKWNNGNFSRLVSAKCNGGSAQKWNAPQLISDPGVSGVREVQHDVS from the coding sequence GTGCAGGACGAGGGCGCCGCGCTGCTGCTCGTCATGACCAGCGTGCTGGTCACCGCGGCCCTCAGCGTCCTCGTCCTCGGGCTCGTCCTCAGCGAGATGCTGCCGACCCGCGTGCAGGCCAAGCGCACCGAGACCCTCGCGGTCGCGCAGGCGGGCGTCGACGCGGCCACCTCGCAGATGCGGGCGGCGATCGGTTCCTACAACTCCGACAACGTCCCCTTCGGCGGCAAGGCCAAGCTGCCCTGCTCCCTGACCGGCACGGTCGGCACGCAGAGCTACAAGGTGTCGATCACGTACTACGACACCGACCCCACGGAGCTGTCGGCAGCCGAGCAGAAGATCCGCGAGGTCACGTGCACCGCCGGCAGCGGCACCCAATACGTGCCCTCCCACGCGGTCATCACCTCCGAGGGCCTGGCCCCGGCGGTCAAGGGGCAGGCCGCCGACGTCGGCAACCGCAAGGTCAAGGCGCTCTACTCCTTCGAGCTCGACAACGGCAACATCGCCGGGGGCATCATGTGGAGCGGCCCCGGGACGAAGTACTGCCTGCAGGCCGACTCGGCCACGGTCGGCGCCGCCGTCAAGTACGTGGCCTCGGCGTCCTGCGCGTTCAACAACGTCAAGCAGATGTGGGTCTACCACACCGACTACACCATCGTGCTGGCGAGCACCTGGAAGGGTGCGCGCCTGTGCCTGCAGGGGAACACCACCGCTGACGCCGACGTCGTCCTCGCGGCCTGCGACCCCAAGAAGCCGGCGCAGCTGTGGAGCTACGAGGGTGGCGCCCGCTTCAAGGGGCAGAACAGCTCCAACACCGACTACGGCAGCCGCTGCCTCGGCACCGGGTCCAACGTGGCGGACGACGCGATCGCCGGGAAGCCCCTGCGTAACGGGTCCTGCGCCAGCAACGCGGAGTGGGGCTCCTTCGCGCCCGACCCCAGCGTCGGCGCCGGCGCGGCGTCGTACCAGACGCACCAGATTGTGAACTACTTCGAGTTCGGCCGCTGCATGGACGTCACCAACGAGGACATCAACTACTCGCTGATGATCATCTACCCCTGCAAGCAGGACCCGTCGGGCGGCACGAAGCTGAAGTGGAACCACAAGTGGTTCTACACCGAGAACGTCGCGGGGAAGCAGAACATCTACGTGCTGCAGAACAACGACGCCTCGAAGAAGTACTGCCTCACGGCGTCCGCGGCCTCCGTCGCCGACGACAACGCGAACCTGGTCTTCCGCACCTGCGACGGCCGGGTCGAGCAGCAGTTCACCCGCTACTACAAGATGCCTGACTACGCCGACAGCTACACGTTCGTCGACTTCACCGACCGCTGCCTGAGCGTGGGCCCCAAGTGGAACAACGGGAACTTCTCCCGCCTGGTGTCCGCCAAGTGCAACGGTGGATCCGCCCAGAAGTGGAACGCGCCGCAGCTCATCAGCGACCCCGGTGTCAGCGGCGTCCGCGAGGTCCAGCACGATGTCTCCTGA
- a CDS encoding PulJ/GspJ family protein — protein MNEQRSDDGVSLVETLLAMMIFTVCFAVFMAGLQLMVRDTTRTQQVTDATDQMRKAFTAMDLEARYAESVNAPAVVDGAWWVEFRDPIVDGGNPQCTQWRYAVSTGVLEARTWDSTQAAGATWTTLATGLSTDTALLTDTARQPFTRALATQAAGKTDEMTRQTLTVRLESPRKAADGSRSAVDVLQTSFTAQNSSSQSDSNLGSAVCAPTTNRTR, from the coding sequence GTGAACGAGCAGCGTTCCGACGACGGGGTGAGCCTCGTCGAGACCCTCCTCGCGATGATGATCTTCACCGTCTGCTTCGCCGTCTTCATGGCCGGCCTGCAGCTCATGGTCCGGGACACCACCCGCACCCAGCAGGTCACCGACGCCACCGATCAGATGCGCAAGGCGTTCACGGCCATGGACCTGGAAGCGCGCTACGCCGAGTCGGTCAACGCGCCGGCCGTCGTCGACGGGGCCTGGTGGGTGGAGTTCCGCGACCCCATCGTCGACGGCGGCAACCCGCAGTGCACGCAGTGGCGCTACGCGGTCTCCACCGGCGTGCTCGAGGCGCGAACGTGGGACTCCACCCAGGCCGCCGGCGCGACGTGGACGACCCTCGCCACGGGTCTGTCCACCGACACCGCGCTGCTCACGGACACCGCGCGCCAGCCGTTCACCCGGGCCCTGGCGACCCAGGCGGCCGGCAAGACTGACGAGATGACGCGGCAGACCCTCACGGTCCGCCTGGAGTCCCCCCGCAAGGCGGCCGACGGCAGCCGCTCGGCCGTGGACGTGCTGCAGACCAGCTTCACGGCTCAGAACAGCAGCTCGCAGTCGGACTCGAACCTGGGGTCCGCCGTCTGCGCTCCGACCACCAACCGGACCCGGTGA
- a CDS encoding prepilin-type N-terminal cleavage/methylation domain-containing protein, with product MTSLPPEDRHDAGFSLVEVVVALMLLAAIAASTAAFFLRSSVAASEQQRNQAATALASQAMDAARAVRPDYLLAGRSQSAVTNQWNTSSAPLKTSTFPDWDSAAGPASVPALPLASTVQQQGETYSVSTLVGVCYRPAGNVANEQCTKASASNARSTVSGYVRVYRVVVEVSWTTGGSTRCKAGTCTYRADTLVDPSAELRWSVTPAPVVEPSTQGTTAQTGSSTAVTLRTLVDAGNTDQYSKVLVSSTQAGNGYFSLDGTPYNATTRFSGKELTFTPPLNTVGTYSVRWFVRNNDGQSSKTVTMTVPVAPVATADSFTAKLLTSTTTVDVLTNDKPNGGPSVYVEDPVRTAGNCTLTRVGTSNQFKVTTQNALQTCKWTYVLRGVGGDSYLKTDPTVLQVQVIA from the coding sequence ATGACCAGCCTGCCTCCGGAAGACCGCCACGACGCCGGGTTCTCGCTGGTAGAGGTCGTCGTCGCCCTCATGCTGCTCGCCGCGATCGCCGCCTCGACCGCGGCGTTCTTCCTCCGCAGCTCCGTCGCCGCCAGTGAGCAGCAGCGCAACCAGGCCGCCACCGCGCTCGCGTCTCAGGCCATGGACGCCGCTCGCGCCGTCCGCCCCGACTACCTGCTGGCGGGTCGCTCGCAGAGCGCGGTGACCAACCAGTGGAATACCTCCTCCGCTCCGCTCAAGACGAGCACCTTCCCCGACTGGGACAGCGCGGCCGGCCCAGCCTCCGTCCCCGCGCTGCCCCTCGCCTCCACGGTGCAGCAGCAGGGCGAGACGTACTCGGTGTCGACCCTCGTGGGCGTCTGCTACCGCCCCGCCGGCAACGTGGCCAACGAGCAGTGCACCAAGGCCAGCGCGAGCAACGCGCGCAGCACCGTCTCCGGCTACGTCCGGGTGTACCGGGTCGTCGTCGAGGTTAGCTGGACCACCGGTGGCTCCACGCGGTGCAAGGCGGGGACCTGCACCTACCGCGCGGACACCCTCGTGGACCCGTCGGCCGAGCTTCGCTGGAGCGTCACCCCGGCACCGGTCGTCGAGCCGAGCACCCAGGGGACCACGGCTCAGACCGGCAGCTCCACCGCCGTGACGCTGCGCACCCTCGTCGACGCCGGCAACACCGACCAGTACTCCAAGGTCCTCGTCAGCTCCACCCAGGCCGGCAACGGCTACTTCTCCCTCGACGGCACGCCCTACAACGCGACGACCCGGTTCTCCGGCAAGGAGCTCACCTTCACACCGCCGCTGAACACCGTGGGGACCTACTCAGTGCGCTGGTTCGTGCGCAACAACGACGGCCAGTCGTCGAAGACCGTCACGATGACCGTGCCGGTGGCTCCGGTGGCCACCGCGGACAGCTTCACCGCCAAGCTCCTGACGAGCACGACGACGGTCGACGTCCTCACCAACGACAAGCCGAACGGGGGGCCCTCGGTGTACGTCGAGGACCCGGTCCGCACCGCGGGCAACTGCACGCTGACGCGCGTCGGCACGAGCAACCAGTTCAAGGTGACGACGCAGAACGCGCTGCAGACCTGCAAGTGGACCTACGTCCTGCGCGGGGTCGGTGGCGACAGCTACCTCAAGACCGACCCCACCGTCCTGCAGGTCCAGGTGATCGCGTGA
- a CDS encoding prepilin-type N-terminal cleavage/methylation domain-containing protein, translating to MHPNRRPPDDGFSLIELIVVMVIMGVLAAVAIPSFLSQRHRAFDSQARADVRAAQNEVEAYFSGSQAYPDAVLWSDASPVPANAATVKRSKDVAPGVSSLVYRHSGDDYCLSVQSRSGSWVVIVSSRSGAVVQPQACAGPLG from the coding sequence GTGCACCCGAACCGACGGCCGCCGGACGACGGGTTCAGCCTCATCGAGTTGATCGTCGTCATGGTCATCATGGGCGTCCTGGCCGCTGTGGCGATCCCCAGCTTCCTGTCGCAGCGCCACCGTGCCTTCGACAGCCAGGCGCGCGCGGACGTCCGGGCCGCCCAGAACGAGGTCGAGGCCTACTTCAGCGGGTCGCAGGCCTACCCCGACGCCGTGCTCTGGTCCGACGCCTCCCCCGTGCCGGCCAACGCCGCCACCGTCAAGCGGTCCAAGGACGTCGCCCCCGGCGTGTCGTCCCTTGTGTACCGGCACAGCGGCGACGACTACTGCCTCTCGGTGCAGTCCCGCTCCGGGTCGTGGGTCGTGATCGTCAGCAGCCGGTCCGGAGCGGTGGTCCAGCCCCAAGCCTGCGCGGGTCCGCTCGGGTGA
- a CDS encoding prepilin-type N-terminal cleavage/methylation domain-containing protein: protein MLARIRKAMDDKDQGFTLIELLVVMIIIGILAAIAIPTFLNQRNKGYDTQAKADVRAAQTEIETWFTDNQAYPASGKVVYGPAPATPAADTIYIKKSTSTDSLAYTSTNGGYCASVKSKSGDFWKVTDSASGVTKASTAC from the coding sequence ATGCTCGCTCGCATCCGCAAGGCCATGGACGACAAGGACCAGGGCTTCACCCTGATCGAGCTCCTCGTCGTCATGATCATCATCGGGATCCTGGCCGCCATCGCCATCCCGACCTTCCTCAACCAGCGCAACAAGGGTTACGACACCCAGGCCAAGGCCGACGTCCGCGCGGCCCAGACCGAGATCGAGACCTGGTTCACCGACAACCAGGCCTACCCGGCCAGCGGCAAGGTCGTGTACGGCCCGGCCCCGGCGACCCCCGCTGCCGACACCATCTACATCAAGAAGTCGACCAGCACGGACAGCCTCGCCTACACGTCGACCAACGGCGGCTACTGCGCGTCGGTGAAGTCCAAGTCCGGCGACTTCTGGAAGGTCACCGACAGCGCCTCCGGCGTCACCAAGGCCTCCACGGCCTGCTGA
- a CDS encoding type II secretion system F family protein: protein MATTTKAPAKSGHTAFEYSARDRTGKLITGTLEANDSRAVAQRLVSQGMAPVSIVESKAGKGMQMEITLPGGNRVKLKDLALMSRQFATMVSSGLSLIKALSILAEQTESKKLAATLQECRTEVEGGTSLSTAFSRHRDVFPPLMVNMLRAGEVGGFLDQVLVQIADNFEAEVKLKAKVKSAMTYPVVVFVIAILAVTGMLLFIVPVFAKMFSDMGGTLPLPTQILVVLSHGMKFAAPVGLVLAITFPIVWRKVKDRDGVRNVVDPLKFKVPVFGLLTQKIALSRFTRNLGTMLRSGVPILQSLEIVGEASGNVVVERAAKDVMESVRSGRSLAGPLAEHAVFPAMVVQMMSVGEDTGALDAMLYKISDFYDQEVEATTEALTSLIEPIMIAFLGGIVGSMIVAMYLPIFKVMDLVQG, encoded by the coding sequence ATGGCCACGACGACCAAGGCGCCGGCCAAGTCCGGTCACACCGCCTTCGAGTACTCCGCGCGCGACCGGACGGGCAAGCTGATCACGGGAACGCTGGAGGCCAACGACTCGCGCGCCGTTGCCCAGCGCCTCGTCTCCCAGGGCATGGCGCCGGTCTCCATCGTGGAGTCCAAGGCCGGCAAGGGCATGCAGATGGAGATCACCCTGCCGGGCGGCAACCGGGTGAAGCTCAAGGACCTGGCGCTGATGTCGCGGCAGTTCGCCACGATGGTCTCGTCGGGGCTGTCGCTCATCAAGGCCCTGTCGATCCTCGCGGAGCAGACGGAGAGCAAGAAGCTCGCTGCGACGTTGCAGGAGTGCCGCACCGAGGTTGAGGGCGGCACGTCACTGTCGACCGCATTCAGCAGGCACCGCGACGTCTTCCCGCCGCTCATGGTGAACATGCTGCGCGCCGGTGAGGTCGGTGGGTTCCTTGACCAGGTCCTGGTGCAGATCGCGGACAACTTCGAGGCCGAGGTCAAGCTAAAGGCCAAGGTCAAGTCGGCGATGACCTACCCGGTCGTGGTGTTCGTCATCGCAATCCTCGCGGTCACCGGCATGCTCCTGTTCATCGTGCCCGTCTTCGCGAAGATGTTCTCGGACATGGGGGGGACGCTGCCCCTGCCGACCCAGATTCTGGTCGTGCTCTCCCACGGGATGAAGTTCGCCGCCCCCGTCGGCCTGGTGCTGGCGATCACCTTCCCGATCGTGTGGCGGAAGGTCAAGGACCGCGACGGCGTGCGGAACGTCGTCGATCCGCTGAAGTTCAAGGTGCCCGTCTTTGGTCTGCTGACCCAGAAGATCGCGCTGAGCCGCTTCACCCGCAACCTCGGGACAATGCTCCGCTCCGGGGTCCCCATCCTGCAGAGCCTGGAGATCGTCGGGGAGGCCAGCGGGAACGTCGTCGTCGAGCGCGCCGCCAAGGACGTGATGGAGAGCGTCCGCTCCGGCCGCTCCCTGGCCGGTCCCCTCGCCGAGCACGCGGTGTTCCCGGCGATGGTCGTGCAGATGATGAGCGTCGGCGAGGACACCGGTGCCTTGGACGCCATGCTCTACAAGATCTCCGACTTCTACGACCAGGAGGTCGAAGCCACCACCGAGGCACTGACGAGCCTCATCGAGCCCATCATGATCGCCTTCCTGGGCGGGATCGTCGGGTCGATGATCGTGGCGATGTACCTGCCCATCTTCAAGGTGATGGATCTCGTCCAGGGCTGA
- a CDS encoding type IV pilus twitching motility protein PilT translates to MDNAGRGGQPVEPYVPSNMRAGADGVPTARPNISALLKQLEQDQSQLAPAAPQTVQLAPLPEQTPRHTATVAELAPVAALAPVADEVVHEALVTTGGDQEATRRVRVNDVLLQGLELGASDVHLTSGAHPTARVSGEMAAMEEFPKLTPNVLQEAVYAILTQKQRETFEANLELDFAYQVPGRSRFRVNVYRQRESIGAAFRRIPFEIKPLEELGVPPVVGSFAGLQRGFVLVTGPTGSGKSTTLASIVDLANRTRRDHIMTVEDPIEFLHRHKSCIVNQREVGEDTKSFASALKHVLRQDPDIILVGEMRDLETISVALTAAETGHLVFGTLHTQSAASTIDRVIDVFPPHQQTQIRVQLAGAIQGVVCQTLCKRADGRGRVVATEVMVATPAIRNLIREGKTHQIPTAMQAGAQFGMHTLDQHLADLVRTRQITFEHGLEKCSAADEFRRLTGR, encoded by the coding sequence ATGGACAACGCTGGTCGGGGCGGGCAGCCCGTGGAGCCGTACGTCCCGTCGAACATGCGCGCCGGCGCCGACGGCGTGCCGACGGCCCGGCCCAACATCAGCGCCCTGCTCAAGCAGCTCGAGCAGGACCAGTCGCAGCTCGCCCCCGCCGCCCCGCAGACCGTCCAGCTCGCGCCCCTGCCCGAGCAGACCCCCCGGCACACCGCCACCGTCGCCGAACTGGCCCCCGTCGCCGCACTGGCGCCCGTCGCCGACGAGGTCGTCCACGAGGCCCTCGTCACCACCGGCGGCGACCAGGAGGCCACCCGGCGGGTCCGCGTCAACGACGTCCTCCTGCAGGGCCTTGAACTCGGCGCCTCCGACGTCCACCTCACCTCCGGCGCCCACCCCACCGCCCGCGTCTCCGGGGAGATGGCGGCGATGGAGGAGTTCCCCAAGCTCACGCCCAACGTGCTGCAGGAAGCCGTCTACGCCATCCTCACCCAGAAGCAGCGCGAGACCTTCGAGGCCAACCTCGAACTCGACTTCGCCTACCAGGTGCCCGGGCGCTCGCGGTTCCGCGTCAACGTCTACCGCCAGCGCGAGTCCATCGGCGCGGCGTTCCGGCGCATCCCCTTCGAGATCAAACCCCTCGAGGAACTCGGCGTCCCGCCCGTCGTGGGGTCCTTCGCCGGTCTGCAGCGCGGTTTCGTCCTCGTCACCGGCCCCACCGGCTCGGGCAAGTCGACGACGCTCGCCTCGATCGTCGACCTCGCCAACCGCACCCGGCGCGACCACATCATGACCGTCGAGGACCCCATCGAGTTCCTCCACCGCCACAAGAGCTGCATCGTCAACCAGCGCGAGGTCGGCGAGGACACCAAGTCCTTCGCCAGCGCCCTCAAGCACGTCCTGCGCCAGGACCCCGACATCATCCTCGTCGGCGAGATGCGCGACCTCGAGACCATCTCCGTCGCCCTCACCGCCGCCGAGACCGGTCACCTCGTCTTCGGCACCCTGCACACCCAGAGCGCCGCCTCGACCATCGACCGCGTCATCGACGTCTTCCCGCCCCACCAGCAGACCCAGATCCGCGTCCAGCTCGCCGGCGCCATCCAGGGCGTCGTCTGCCAGACGCTGTGCAAGCGCGCCGACGGCCGCGGCCGCGTCGTCGCCACCGAGGTCATGGTCGCCACCCCCGCCATCCGCAACCTCATCCGCGAGGGCAAGACCCACCAGATTCCCACCGCCATGCAGGCCGGGGCCCAGTTCGGCATGCACACCCTCGACCAGCACCTGGCCGACCTCGTGCGCACGCGCCAGATCACGTTCGAACACGGCTTGGAGAAGTGCTCCGCCGCCGACGAGTTCCGCCGCCTGACCGGGCGCTGA
- a CDS encoding GGDEF domain-containing protein → MRGTTVAHRLTTALVLLPVALTWVWVVSGSTSTITVATLGLEVAATAGLLGSALLAPTRSGRCALRLVGIYAAATTLGDGYWLLTVDPSGLQYTDGEFEPGVTVALELLRYLALLVVLADQTPAGTADGALRHRLFRGRPTVVHLQLTATAAALVLLLTPLGEAVDHGKAWALFCTFDLVVLIGAAAVVWQQLAGGRAPRAPRARVLLTAGGVSALVVGDAVMVLSQTVGSGPGWLAGMSLAVAGVVTSLVVHLRPGPPGGAVPPAVPPVPARTPVAVVVAGALAAQCVAPLLTAALTGYRLAAHGAAAPGPATAGAVGTGLVLTLVLAGLRARDGHRDQHAAGAARRDDLTGAWTRRGLAEVAGRVLAAEPAGLLPHPRPRPAAPEGWHVVLVDLDGFKAVNDTHGHAAGDEVLRVVAGRLAAVVEGHGVVARLGGDEFVLLVHGPDDTVGHLVRAVEPAVARPVAVGDAVAAVGSSTGVAPVEAGGLPVALRRADERMYARKRRRR, encoded by the coding sequence GTGCGCGGCACCACGGTGGCCCACCGGCTCACCACCGCCCTGGTCCTGCTCCCCGTGGCCCTGACGTGGGTCTGGGTGGTGTCCGGGTCCACGAGCACCATCACCGTCGCCACGCTCGGGCTGGAGGTCGCAGCCACCGCCGGCCTCCTGGGCAGCGCCCTGCTGGCCCCCACCCGGTCGGGACGCTGCGCCCTGCGCCTGGTGGGGATCTACGCCGCCGCCACGACGCTCGGGGACGGCTACTGGCTCCTCACGGTCGACCCCTCGGGGCTGCAGTACACGGACGGGGAGTTCGAGCCGGGCGTGACGGTCGCGCTGGAGCTGTTGCGCTACCTGGCGCTGCTGGTCGTCCTGGCCGACCAGACGCCCGCCGGGACCGCGGACGGTGCGCTGCGGCACCGGCTGTTCCGCGGCCGTCCCACGGTGGTGCACCTGCAGCTGACCGCGACGGCCGCCGCGCTGGTCCTCCTGCTCACCCCGCTGGGCGAGGCGGTCGACCACGGCAAGGCCTGGGCGTTGTTCTGCACGTTCGACCTGGTCGTCCTCATCGGGGCCGCCGCCGTCGTGTGGCAGCAGCTCGCCGGCGGGCGGGCACCCCGCGCTCCCCGCGCCCGGGTCCTGCTGACGGCCGGCGGGGTCAGCGCCCTGGTGGTGGGCGACGCGGTGATGGTCCTGTCCCAGACCGTCGGCTCGGGGCCGGGCTGGCTGGCGGGGATGAGCCTGGCGGTGGCGGGGGTGGTGACCTCCCTCGTCGTCCACCTGCGCCCGGGCCCGCCGGGCGGGGCCGTCCCGCCCGCCGTGCCGCCCGTCCCCGCCCGCACCCCCGTCGCCGTGGTGGTGGCCGGGGCGCTGGCGGCGCAGTGCGTGGCGCCGCTGCTGACCGCCGCCCTGACCGGGTACCGGCTGGCCGCCCACGGTGCGGCGGCCCCCGGACCGGCCACCGCCGGGGCCGTCGGGACCGGACTCGTGCTGACCCTCGTCCTGGCCGGGCTGCGCGCGCGCGACGGCCACCGCGACCAGCACGCCGCCGGCGCGGCCCGGCGCGACGACCTGACCGGCGCCTGGACCCGCCGGGGGCTGGCCGAGGTCGCCGGGCGGGTGCTCGCCGCCGAGCCGGCCGGGCTGCTCCCGCACCCGCGCCCGCGCCCGGCCGCACCGGAGGGCTGGCACGTCGTCCTGGTCGACCTCGACGGCTTCAAGGCCGTCAACGACACCCACGGGCACGCCGCGGGCGACGAGGTGCTGCGCGTGGTGGCCGGCCGCCTCGCCGCCGTCGTCGAGGGGCACGGGGTCGTCGCCCGGCTCGGCGGCGACGAGTTCGTCCTGCTCGTCCACGGGCCCGACGACACCGTCGGGCACCTGGTGCGGGCGGTGGAGCCGGCCGTGGCGCGGCCCGTGGCCGTCGGCGACGCGGTCGCCGCGGTCGGGTCCTCCACCGGGGTCGCTCCCGTCGAGGCGGGCGGCCTGCCCGTGGCGCTGCGGCGCGCCGACGAGCGCATGTACGCCCGCAAGCGCCGCCGCCGCTGA
- a CDS encoding shikimate dehydrogenase, which yields MRAAVCGSPIAHSLSPALHRAAYAALGLDGWQYDLLEVDEERLPQVVSALDATWAGLSLTMPLKQAIVPLVDEVSDFARAVGSVNTVVVTPRSDRRNTPGRGGVRLRAENTDVIGLVTALAEAGAQRIRRGVVLGGGATARSAVVALLQAGCPRPVAVVRSPDRAAELRGVAARLGGEVEIRDWAELPVALTADVVVSTVPVGGSPAMTDAVLGAFRPTWWPLLLDVVYAPWPTPLAQRWGGPVVNGFEMLLHQAVAQVELMTGRPGPVAAMRAAGLAALQERARA from the coding sequence GTGCGGGCAGCGGTCTGCGGGTCGCCCATCGCGCACTCGCTCTCACCGGCCCTGCACCGCGCGGCGTACGCCGCGCTGGGCCTGGACGGCTGGCAGTACGACCTGCTGGAGGTCGACGAGGAACGGCTGCCGCAGGTGGTGTCCGCCCTGGACGCCACCTGGGCCGGGCTGAGCCTGACGATGCCGCTGAAGCAGGCGATCGTCCCGCTGGTGGACGAGGTCAGCGACTTCGCCCGCGCCGTCGGGTCCGTCAACACCGTTGTCGTCACCCCGCGCTCGGACCGGCGGAACACCCCCGGCCGGGGCGGGGTGCGGCTGCGGGCCGAGAACACCGACGTCATCGGGCTCGTGACGGCCCTGGCCGAGGCGGGGGCCCAGCGGATCCGGCGCGGCGTCGTGCTGGGCGGGGGAGCGACGGCCCGCTCCGCCGTGGTGGCGCTGCTGCAGGCGGGCTGCCCGCGCCCGGTCGCCGTGGTCCGCTCACCCGACCGCGCCGCCGAGCTGCGGGGGGTCGCCGCCCGGCTCGGCGGCGAGGTCGAGATCCGCGACTGGGCCGAGCTGCCCGTGGCCCTCACCGCCGACGTCGTGGTCTCCACCGTGCCCGTCGGCGGGTCGCCGGCCATGACCGACGCCGTCCTCGGCGCCTTCCGCCCCACCTGGTGGCCGCTGCTGCTCGACGTCGTCTACGCGCCGTGGCCCACGCCCCTGGCGCAGCGGTGGGGCGGCCCCGTCGTCAACGGCTTCGAGATGCTCCTGCACCAGGCCGTGGCCCAGGTCGAGCTCATGACCGGCCGGCCCGGGCCCGTGGCGGCCATGCGCGCCGCCGGGCTGGCGGCGCTGCAGGAGCGCGCGCGAGCCTGA
- the mltG gene encoding endolytic transglycosylase MltG yields MDLPDTRDRGSRRRRLRRRRAAVAIVVALAVLGGGAWAAWGTLGPVVARVTESDDYEGAGSGSVDVKITAGDSGRTIGRNLAAAGVVKSQSAFVAAARAQPKMAAIQPGTYRLKSGMSSAAAVALLLDPASKVTTRLTVPEGLTVKQVVALVEETTGIPAADLDAALADPAALGLPAAANGNAEGYLFPATYDVNPGESAADVLKTMVTQTGTVLASLGVGPERVHDVVVEASIAQKEARTAEDMAKVVRVLGNRLAIGMPLQLDSTVSYAVGSTDKVTTTAEQRATDSPYNTYLHPGLPVGPISNPGEDALRAALTPADGPWLYFVTVDLQTGETRFATTAAEHAANVALFQQYLRDHPGQG; encoded by the coding sequence ATGGATCTCCCCGACACGCGCGACCGCGGGTCGCGCAGGCGCCGGTTGCGGCGCCGGCGGGCCGCCGTGGCGATCGTCGTCGCGCTCGCCGTCCTCGGCGGCGGTGCGTGGGCGGCGTGGGGCACGCTGGGGCCCGTGGTGGCCCGGGTCACCGAGAGCGACGACTACGAGGGCGCCGGTTCCGGGTCGGTCGACGTCAAGATCACCGCGGGGGACAGCGGCCGGACCATCGGCCGCAACCTCGCCGCGGCCGGCGTGGTGAAGTCGCAGAGCGCGTTCGTCGCCGCGGCCCGCGCCCAGCCGAAGATGGCCGCCATCCAGCCCGGGACCTACCGCCTGAAGTCGGGCATGTCCTCGGCCGCGGCGGTCGCGCTGCTGCTGGACCCGGCCTCGAAGGTCACCACCCGCCTCACCGTCCCCGAGGGCCTGACGGTCAAGCAGGTCGTGGCGCTCGTGGAGGAGACGACGGGCATCCCCGCCGCCGACCTCGACGCGGCGCTGGCCGACCCGGCCGCGCTGGGGCTGCCCGCCGCCGCCAACGGCAACGCCGAGGGGTACCTGTTCCCCGCCACCTACGACGTCAACCCCGGCGAGTCCGCCGCCGACGTCCTCAAGACGATGGTCACCCAGACCGGCACGGTGCTGGCCTCGCTCGGCGTGGGCCCGGAGCGGGTGCACGACGTCGTCGTGGAGGCGAGCATCGCGCAGAAGGAGGCGCGGACGGCCGAGGACATGGCCAAGGTCGTGCGGGTGCTGGGCAACCGCTTGGCCATCGGGATGCCCCTGCAGCTGGACTCCACCGTCAGCTACGCCGTCGGCTCCACCGACAAGGTCACCACGACGGCCGAGCAGCGCGCCACCGACTCCCCGTACAACACGTACCTGCACCCCGGCCTGCCCGTCGGGCCCATCAGCAACCCCGGCGAGGACGCGCTGCGCGCCGCGCTGACCCCCGCCGACGGCCCGTGGCTGTACTTCGTGACGGTGGACCTGCAGACCGGCGAGACCCGCTTCGCGACCACCGCCGCCGAGCACGCCGCCAACGTCGCGCTGTTCCAGCAGTACCTGCGGGACCACCCGGGACAGGGCTGA